In Providencia rettgeri, the following proteins share a genomic window:
- a CDS encoding heme lyase CcmF/NrfE family subunit, with protein sequence MELILPEIGFLCLTLALCIACFQVSFGVIGFLRHIPRQMPRNALWTYLQFLFLLIAYFCLTLSFIQSDFSVVYVAQHSHRLSPLYIKIAAVWGGHEGSIFLWLLFISAWNCLFAWCYRKQTHPVFPLTLTLLAIIIAALLLFIVFYSDPFLRIFPPAIEGRDLNPMLQHWGLILHPPLLYLGYSGLMVVTALALASTLYGQFNHTIARLCWRFVVPSWCILTLGITLGSWWAYSELGWGGWWFWDPVENASLLPWLSATALLHSLSVTYKTGHYRHWSILLAILTFILSLLGTLIVRSGILMSVHAFALDNVRAVPLFLLFSFLSFGALCLYGWKAKNIDDSPTNINRRQLYLLLTLILFSTVLFIVLTGTLYPMIYTLFGWGKISVGAPYFNQTLLPFGILMLIIMAVSAIYPLNKTRIKPRWRILLIILTSMLLIFFLWSEGLIIALSCGFLFAILLIFWLRPIHAIRQQFPSLIAHTGVVIFSAGIALSVGSHHETSVNLSIGQSISLAGYQFQFNELQLDAKSNYTTEKAIIQISKVNQPLHSLITERRFYTARQQLMIEPGIYWGWLRNWYAVLGEKTGTNSYAIRFYVQDGIQWIWGGAFVMCFGLLVSWIKVRIKNA encoded by the coding sequence TTGGAACTAATACTCCCAGAAATTGGCTTTCTCTGTCTTACATTGGCACTGTGTATCGCCTGTTTTCAAGTATCATTCGGAGTTATTGGTTTTTTACGCCATATTCCGAGGCAAATGCCTCGGAATGCCCTTTGGACCTACTTGCAATTTCTTTTCTTACTCATTGCCTATTTCTGTTTAACCCTCAGTTTTATTCAAAGTGACTTTTCTGTCGTGTATGTGGCGCAGCATAGTCACAGATTATCGCCACTGTATATTAAAATCGCGGCAGTATGGGGAGGCCATGAAGGGTCAATATTTCTTTGGTTGCTGTTTATCTCAGCTTGGAATTGTCTGTTTGCATGGTGTTATCGCAAGCAAACTCACCCGGTATTTCCTCTCACATTAACCCTACTTGCTATTATTATTGCAGCATTATTACTGTTTATCGTCTTTTATTCCGACCCTTTTTTACGCATTTTCCCACCCGCTATTGAAGGGCGAGATCTCAACCCCATGCTGCAACATTGGGGGTTAATATTACACCCTCCGTTACTTTATTTAGGCTATAGCGGGTTAATGGTCGTCACTGCTTTAGCGCTTGCATCCACTCTCTATGGGCAATTTAATCACACTATTGCAAGGCTCTGTTGGCGCTTTGTCGTTCCGAGTTGGTGTATACTCACTTTGGGTATCACTTTAGGGTCATGGTGGGCATACAGCGAACTTGGTTGGGGAGGATGGTGGTTTTGGGACCCCGTTGAAAACGCGTCGCTACTACCATGGTTAAGTGCAACCGCGTTACTCCACAGCCTCAGCGTTACATATAAAACAGGTCATTATCGCCATTGGTCAATATTACTGGCGATCCTCACGTTTATTCTATCACTATTGGGCACGCTGATTGTCCGTTCAGGTATTTTAATGTCTGTCCATGCGTTTGCTTTGGATAACGTTAGGGCTGTGCCCCTCTTTTTACTATTCAGTTTTCTAAGTTTCGGTGCTTTATGTCTATATGGCTGGAAAGCTAAAAACATTGATGATTCACCAACCAATATTAATCGCCGTCAGCTTTACTTATTACTCACATTAATCCTATTTTCAACTGTATTATTTATTGTTCTGACGGGCACACTTTACCCGATGATTTACACATTATTTGGTTGGGGAAAAATATCGGTTGGGGCACCTTATTTTAATCAAACATTATTACCATTTGGTATTTTGATGCTCATTATCATGGCTGTCAGTGCCATTTACCCACTGAACAAAACCCGCATTAAACCCCGGTGGCGTATTCTTTTAATCATACTTACCAGTATGTTATTAATCTTCTTCCTTTGGTCTGAAGGGCTTATTATCGCTCTTTCTTGCGGCTTTTTATTTGCAATTTTACTTATCTTTTGGCTACGTCCTATACATGCTATTCGACAACAATTCCCATCCCTTATTGCTCATACAGGGGTTGTGATTTTTTCAGCTGGTATTGCCTTGTCAGTGGGTAGCCACCACGAAACCAGTGTTAATCTTTCTATTGGGCAATCTATTTCACTCGCAGGTTATCAATTCCAATTCAACGAGTTGCAGCTTGATGCTAAATCTAACTACACAACCGAAAAAGCCATCATACAAATTAGCAAAGTGAATCAACCGTTACACTCATTAATCACTGAACGCCGGTTTTATACTGCTCGGCAGCAATTAATGATTGAACCTGGTATATATTGGGGATGGCTACGTAACTGGTATGCAGTATTAGGTGAGAAAACAGGAACCAATAGCTATGCAATACGCTTTTACGTCCAAGATGGCATTCAATGGATTTGGGGCGGTGCGTTTGTGATGTGTTTTGGCCTATTAGTAAGCTGGATAAAAGTGAGGATAAAAAATGCTTAG